From a region of the Streptomyces asoensis genome:
- a CDS encoding DUF3291 domain-containing protein: protein MPRLALYTFGVLKTPLADPTPLMREFYDVGGAVYPEIGRRPGYLAHAEAAGGAQGVLFGADWGAWGEFAVPAWYGKGRTPGTTALAATLSLWTGLRPAFDAVYAGVHREALNRRYDWFERTGHPNHVSWWVFDEVTPTWQDGVSRLEHLHEHGRAPHAFTFHDAFAPDGTPAGVKGTGPSSGRLRPGSDHQ from the coding sequence ATGCCCCGACTTGCGCTGTACACGTTCGGCGTCCTGAAGACGCCTCTCGCCGATCCCACGCCCCTCATGCGCGAGTTCTACGACGTTGGTGGGGCCGTCTACCCGGAGATCGGCCGGCGGCCCGGCTACCTCGCGCACGCGGAAGCGGCGGGCGGTGCGCAGGGCGTGCTCTTCGGGGCGGACTGGGGCGCCTGGGGGGAGTTCGCCGTACCGGCCTGGTACGGCAAGGGCCGCACGCCCGGGACCACCGCGCTGGCCGCGACGCTCTCCCTGTGGACCGGGCTGCGCCCCGCCTTCGACGCCGTCTACGCCGGTGTGCACCGTGAGGCGCTGAACCGGCGCTACGACTGGTTCGAGAGGACGGGGCACCCCAATCACGTGTCCTGGTGGGTCTTTGACGAGGTGACACCCACCTGGCAGGACGGGGTGTCCCGGCTGGAGCACCTCCACGAGCACGGCCGCGCGCCGCACGCCTTCACCTTCCACGACGCGTTCGCCCCGGACGGCACCCCGGCCGGCGTCAAAGGCACCGGGCCGTCTTCAGGACGCCTTCGGCCGGGATCCGATCACCAGTAG
- a CDS encoding DUF6131 family protein: protein MIILGVILLVIGLVTGIAALWTIGIILLAVGAVLWILGAMGHAVAGHRHYW from the coding sequence GTGATCATCCTGGGTGTCATTCTGCTCGTCATCGGTCTCGTCACCGGCATCGCCGCCCTGTGGACCATCGGGATCATCCTGCTGGCCGTCGGAGCCGTCCTGTGGATCCTCGGCGCCATGGGACACGCCGTCGCCGGACACCGCCACTACTGGTGA
- a CDS encoding adenylyltransferase/cytidyltransferase family protein codes for MRALFPGSFDPITQGHQDILRRAALLFDYCRRAGIDVVVRGVRGVRDLDYEMPMARMNHELAGVETFFLAADPALAHISSTLVTAMGRQERAPG; via the coding sequence ATGCGAGCCCTCTTCCCGGGGTCCTTCGACCCGATCACCCAGGGGCACCAGGACATCCTGCGGCGCGCTGCCCTGCTGTTCGACTACTGCCGCCGGGCCGGCATCGACGTCGTCGTGCGCGGGGTCCGCGGGGTCCGCGACCTGGACTACGAGATGCCGATGGCCCGTATGAACCACGAGCTGGCCGGGGTCGAGACGTTCTTCCTCGCCGCCGACCCCGCCCTGGCCCACATCTCCTCCACCCTCGTCACCGCGATGGGGCGACAGGAGCGCGCCCCCGGGTGA
- a CDS encoding dihydrofolate reductase family protein — protein MDQLLRVQNFTVSSDGVAAGEGQSLERPFGHDVDPGQLFFWAGATASWPNRTEPGGSRGLDDYFARDFSHNIGAEIMGRNKFGPQRGPWNDHEWRGWWGDEPPFRTPVFVLTHHERPSFTLSDTTFHFVDGEPADVLAQARKAAQGKDVRLGGGVSTVREFLDADLVDTLHVVVAPVELGTGLRLWDSPEELTDRFHLEVVPSPSGVTHHLFWRK, from the coding sequence ATGGATCAGCTGCTGCGGGTGCAGAACTTCACCGTCTCCAGCGACGGCGTCGCCGCCGGTGAGGGGCAGAGTCTGGAACGGCCCTTCGGTCACGACGTCGATCCGGGACAGCTCTTCTTCTGGGCCGGCGCCACGGCGAGCTGGCCCAACCGCACGGAGCCCGGGGGAAGCCGGGGCCTGGACGACTACTTCGCCCGGGACTTCAGCCACAACATCGGCGCCGAGATCATGGGCCGCAACAAGTTCGGCCCCCAGCGCGGCCCGTGGAACGACCACGAGTGGCGCGGCTGGTGGGGTGACGAGCCGCCCTTCCGCACTCCGGTGTTCGTCCTGACCCACCACGAACGCCCGTCGTTCACGCTGTCGGACACCACGTTCCATTTCGTGGACGGCGAGCCCGCCGACGTGCTCGCGCAGGCGCGCAAGGCCGCGCAGGGCAAGGACGTCCGGCTCGGCGGCGGCGTGAGCACCGTCCGGGAGTTCCTCGACGCCGACCTCGTCGACACCCTGCACGTGGTGGTCGCGCCGGTGGAGCTCGGTACCGGGCTGCGCCTGTGGGACTCGCCCGAGGAGCTGACGGACCGCTTCCACCTGGAGGTCGTCCCCAGCCCGAGCGGCGTGACGCACCACCTGTTCTGGCGTAAATGA
- a CDS encoding MFS transporter: MERSLRAARGATYVYFVLCGTLMGAWVVHIPAIEDRVGISHATLGGLLVLLGLGAFIGMQAAGPLTDRLGARVVVPAGGVLCGATLVLPGLARDLWTLAGALLVFGFCNGCLDVSMNAHAVHVEKAYGRPVMSGFHATFSVGGVLAALLAAGAAGAGLDPAAGMAAMGAAGIVISLATARALLPAAPAESPDPAPGAESPAPAGEAGAAPAASRTAATTGRVWLLAVLALMVMLCEGAANDWSALHLKDVLGAPAGTAAFAYGTFAAAMTLGRLLADRFVARFGSQAILRHGAATAAVGITLVALGPWMWAAFTGWALFGLGLSGCVPQLFSAAGHADPAAAGANVSRVAGLGYVGMLAGPAVIGWLTHLVALNHAFVLLTLLCVTTAVGARVLRTDPDPAPEGEMAAVAP; the protein is encoded by the coding sequence ATGGAACGTTCGCTTCGAGCCGCCCGTGGGGCGACCTACGTCTACTTCGTCCTGTGCGGCACCCTGATGGGCGCCTGGGTGGTGCACATCCCCGCCATCGAGGACCGCGTGGGCATCAGCCACGCCACGCTCGGCGGCCTGCTGGTGCTGCTCGGGCTCGGAGCCTTCATCGGAATGCAGGCGGCCGGCCCCCTGACCGACCGCCTCGGCGCCCGCGTCGTCGTCCCCGCCGGCGGCGTGCTCTGCGGCGCGACCCTCGTCCTGCCCGGCCTCGCCCGCGACCTGTGGACGCTCGCCGGCGCCCTGCTGGTCTTCGGGTTCTGCAACGGCTGCCTGGACGTGAGCATGAACGCCCACGCCGTGCACGTGGAGAAGGCCTACGGCCGGCCCGTCATGTCAGGCTTCCACGCCACGTTCTCCGTCGGCGGTGTCCTCGCCGCGCTCCTCGCCGCGGGCGCGGCCGGCGCCGGCCTGGACCCGGCCGCGGGCATGGCCGCCATGGGAGCCGCGGGCATCGTGATCTCCCTGGCGACGGCCCGCGCCCTGCTCCCCGCCGCCCCCGCCGAAAGCCCCGACCCCGCCCCCGGCGCCGAAAGCCCCGCCCCGGCCGGGGAGGCCGGGGCGGCACCGGCCGCCTCCAGGACGGCCGCCACCACGGGCCGGGTCTGGCTCCTGGCCGTCCTGGCGCTGATGGTCATGCTGTGCGAGGGCGCCGCCAACGACTGGAGCGCCCTGCACCTCAAGGACGTCCTGGGCGCGCCCGCCGGTACCGCCGCCTTCGCGTACGGCACCTTCGCGGCCGCCATGACCCTCGGCCGGCTGCTCGCCGACCGCTTCGTCGCCCGCTTCGGCTCCCAGGCGATCCTGCGCCACGGCGCGGCCACGGCCGCCGTCGGCATCACCCTCGTCGCCCTCGGCCCGTGGATGTGGGCCGCGTTCACCGGCTGGGCCCTGTTCGGACTGGGCCTGTCCGGCTGCGTCCCGCAGCTGTTCAGCGCGGCCGGGCACGCCGACCCCGCGGCCGCCGGCGCCAACGTCTCCCGCGTCGCCGGACTCGGCTACGTCGGCATGCTCGCCGGCCCCGCCGTCATCGGCTGGCTGACCCACCTCGTCGCCCTCAACCACGCCTTCGTCCTGCTGACCCTGCTGTGCGTGACCACCGCCGTCGGCGCCCGGGTCCTGCGCACCGACCCCGACCCCGCCCCCGAGGGCGAGATGGCGGCCGTCGCCCCCTGA
- a CDS encoding DeoR/GlpR family DNA-binding transcription regulator: MSNADRHALIAKTVRDSAGATVQELAGLTGASEMTIRRDLDTLAAQGVLERVRGGARTLLLRGEEPPFALRAHEAVDAKRRIAAEVCALVADGETVLLDSGTTCLEVARLLRERPVTVMPLSLQAIHLFAETPGPATLMVPGGQPRAAEGALTGPLTLASLAALRFDTAVIGCCGLSAADGLTAYDLDDAAVKKAGIASARRTIAATDGGKLGRTAYAHVVPAALLHTLVTDTTAPAEEVAALEGAGTVVKTA, encoded by the coding sequence ATGAGCAACGCAGACCGGCACGCCCTGATCGCGAAGACCGTCAGGGACTCCGCAGGCGCCACGGTCCAGGAGCTCGCCGGGCTGACCGGCGCCTCGGAGATGACCATCCGGCGCGACCTCGACACCCTGGCCGCCCAGGGCGTCCTCGAACGCGTCCGCGGCGGGGCGCGCACCCTGCTGCTGCGGGGCGAGGAACCGCCCTTCGCGCTGCGCGCCCACGAGGCCGTCGACGCCAAGCGCCGGATCGCGGCCGAGGTCTGCGCGCTCGTCGCCGACGGCGAGACCGTCCTCCTCGACAGCGGCACCACCTGCCTGGAGGTCGCCCGCCTGCTGCGCGAGCGGCCCGTCACCGTGATGCCCCTGTCCCTCCAGGCCATCCACCTGTTCGCCGAGACGCCCGGACCGGCCACCCTGATGGTGCCCGGCGGCCAGCCCCGCGCCGCCGAAGGAGCCCTCACCGGCCCCCTCACTCTCGCCTCCCTGGCCGCGCTGCGCTTCGACACCGCCGTCATCGGCTGCTGCGGGCTGAGCGCGGCCGACGGCCTGACCGCCTACGACCTCGACGACGCCGCGGTGAAGAAGGCGGGCATCGCCTCCGCCCGCCGTACCATCGCCGCCACCGACGGCGGCAAACTCGGCCGCACCGCCTACGCCCACGTCGTCCCCGCCGCACTCCTGCACACCCTCGTCACCGACACCACCGCCCCCGCCGAAGAGGTGGCCGCTCTCGAGGGCGCCGGCACCGTCGTCAAGACCGCCTGA
- a CDS encoding 2-oxoacid:ferredoxin oxidoreductase subunit beta, whose amino-acid sequence MPDTVTQAPPPAALSLVPKSATRQIMKDFKSDQEVRWCPGCGDYAVLAAVQGFMPELGLARENIVFVSGIGCSSRFPYYMNTYGMHSIHGRAPAIATGLAASRRDLSVWVVTGDGDALSIGGNHLIHALRRNVNLKILLFNNRIYGLTKGQYSPTSETGKITKSTPMGSLDTPFNPVSLALGAEASFVARTVDSDRRHLTDVLRQAAAHPGTALVEIYQNCNIFNDGAFDALKDKERAQQAVIRLEHGEPIRFGTPGADGKGARGVVRDPATGDLEIVDVTPHNAARILLHDARAASPATAFALSRLADPDTLHHTPIGVLRSVERPVYDTEMAAQLDTAVAQQGTGDLAALLTGSDTWTVAPVGYRP is encoded by the coding sequence ATGCCTGACACCGTCACGCAGGCCCCGCCGCCCGCCGCGCTCTCCCTGGTGCCGAAGTCCGCCACCCGGCAGATCATGAAGGACTTCAAGTCCGACCAGGAAGTGCGCTGGTGCCCCGGCTGCGGCGACTACGCCGTCCTCGCCGCCGTCCAGGGCTTCATGCCGGAGCTGGGCCTGGCCAGGGAGAACATCGTCTTCGTGTCGGGCATCGGCTGCTCGTCGCGCTTCCCGTACTACATGAACACCTACGGCATGCACTCCATCCACGGCCGCGCCCCCGCCATCGCCACCGGCCTGGCCGCCTCACGGCGGGACCTGAGCGTGTGGGTGGTCACCGGCGACGGCGACGCGCTGTCCATCGGCGGCAACCACCTCATCCACGCCCTGCGCCGCAACGTCAACCTCAAGATCCTGCTCTTCAACAACCGGATCTACGGCCTGACCAAGGGCCAGTACTCGCCCACCTCCGAGACCGGCAAGATCACCAAGTCGACGCCGATGGGCTCCCTCGACACCCCCTTCAACCCGGTCTCCCTCGCCCTGGGCGCCGAGGCCTCCTTCGTCGCCCGCACCGTCGACTCCGACCGCAGGCACCTCACCGACGTCCTGCGGCAGGCCGCCGCCCACCCCGGCACCGCCCTGGTGGAGATCTACCAGAACTGCAACATCTTCAACGACGGCGCTTTCGACGCCCTCAAGGACAAGGAACGGGCCCAGCAGGCCGTCATCCGCCTCGAACACGGCGAGCCGATCCGCTTCGGCACACCCGGCGCGGACGGCAAGGGCGCCAGGGGAGTCGTGCGCGACCCCGCCACCGGAGACCTTGAGATTGTCGACGTCACCCCGCACAACGCAGCGCGGATCCTGCTCCACGACGCCCGTGCGGCGTCCCCGGCCACCGCCTTCGCGCTGTCCCGCCTCGCCGACCCGGACACCCTGCACCACACCCCCATCGGCGTACTGCGCTCGGTCGAACGCCCGGTCTACGACACCGAGATGGCCGCCCAGCTCGACACCGCCGTCGCCCAGCAGGGCACCGGCGACCTCGCCGCCCTCCTCACCGGCTCCGACACCTGGACCGTGGCCCCGGTCGGCTACCGCCCCTGA
- a CDS encoding 2-oxoacid:acceptor oxidoreductase subunit alpha → MLVRTSPPAEAGPAAEAATAETESAAASAETESAGKEVRRLDQVVIRFAGDSGDGMQLTGDRFTSETASFGNDLSTLPNFPAEIRAPAGTLPGVSSFQLHFADHDILTPGDAPDVLVAMNPAALKANLADVPRGAQIIVNTDEFTPRALTRAGYRTDPLDDGSLDGHSVHPVPLGTLTVEALKEFGLSRKDADRSKNMFALGLLSWMYHRPTQGTEAFLRTKFARRPGIAEANIAAFRAGWNFGETTEDFAVSYEVAPATEAFPPGTYRSVSGNLALSYGLVAAARQAGLPLFLGSYPITPASDILHELSRHKNFGVRTFQAEDEIAGIGAALGAAFGGSLGVTTTSGPGVALKSEAIGLAVSLELPLLVVDIQRGGPSTGLPTKTEQADLLQAMFGRNGEAPVPVIAPATPSDCFTAALDAARIALTYRTPVLLLSDGYLANGTEPWRIPQTGELPDLRVRFASGPNHTLDDGTEVFWPYKRDPRTLARPWAIPGTPGLEHRIGGIEKADGSGDISYDPANHDLMVRTRQAKIDGIDVPDLEADDPGAADGDGARLLVLGWGSTYGPVTAAVRRVRAAGHKIAQAHLRHINPFPANLGELLTAYDQVIVPEMNLGQLALLVRARYLVDARSHTQVNGMPFKAEELAHAFEEAIRHA, encoded by the coding sequence ATGCTCGTCCGGACCAGCCCGCCCGCCGAAGCCGGGCCCGCAGCCGAAGCGGCCACCGCCGAGACCGAGTCCGCCGCCGCCTCCGCCGAGACCGAATCCGCCGGCAAGGAGGTCCGCCGGCTGGACCAGGTGGTCATCCGGTTCGCGGGCGACTCCGGGGACGGCATGCAGCTCACCGGCGACCGCTTCACCTCCGAGACCGCCTCGTTCGGCAACGACCTGTCCACGCTGCCGAACTTCCCCGCGGAGATCCGGGCACCGGCCGGCACCCTCCCCGGCGTCTCCTCCTTCCAGCTGCACTTCGCCGACCACGACATCCTCACGCCGGGCGACGCGCCGGACGTCCTGGTCGCGATGAACCCGGCCGCCCTGAAGGCGAACCTGGCGGACGTGCCGCGCGGCGCGCAGATCATCGTCAACACCGACGAGTTCACCCCGCGCGCGCTCACCAGGGCCGGATACCGGACGGACCCGCTCGACGACGGCTCCCTGGACGGCCACAGCGTCCACCCGGTACCGCTGGGGACCCTCACGGTGGAGGCGCTGAAGGAGTTCGGCCTGTCCCGCAAGGACGCCGACCGGTCCAAGAACATGTTCGCGCTGGGCCTGCTGTCGTGGATGTACCACCGGCCCACCCAGGGCACGGAAGCCTTCCTGCGGACCAAGTTCGCCCGCAGGCCCGGCATCGCCGAGGCGAACATCGCCGCCTTCCGCGCGGGCTGGAACTTCGGCGAGACCACCGAGGACTTCGCCGTCTCCTACGAGGTCGCCCCGGCCACCGAGGCGTTCCCGCCGGGCACCTACCGCTCGGTCTCCGGCAATCTGGCACTGTCGTACGGGCTCGTGGCCGCCGCCCGGCAGGCCGGACTCCCGCTGTTCCTCGGCTCGTACCCGATCACCCCGGCCTCCGACATCCTGCACGAGCTGTCCCGGCACAAGAACTTCGGCGTACGGACCTTCCAGGCCGAGGACGAGATCGCCGGCATCGGCGCCGCGCTGGGCGCCGCCTTCGGCGGCTCCCTGGGCGTGACGACGACCTCGGGCCCCGGCGTCGCGCTGAAATCGGAAGCCATCGGCCTGGCCGTCTCCCTCGAACTGCCCCTGCTGGTCGTCGACATCCAGCGCGGCGGCCCGTCGACCGGCCTGCCCACCAAGACCGAACAGGCGGACCTGCTCCAGGCGATGTTCGGCCGCAACGGCGAGGCGCCGGTGCCGGTGATCGCCCCGGCCACCCCGTCGGACTGCTTCACCGCCGCACTGGACGCCGCCCGCATCGCCCTGACCTACCGCACCCCCGTCCTGCTGCTCTCCGACGGCTACCTCGCCAACGGCACCGAACCCTGGCGGATCCCGCAGACCGGCGAACTCCCGGACCTGCGCGTGCGGTTCGCCTCCGGACCCAACCACACCCTGGACGACGGCACCGAGGTCTTCTGGCCCTACAAGCGCGACCCACGCACCCTGGCCCGGCCCTGGGCGATCCCCGGCACTCCCGGTCTCGAGCACCGCATCGGCGGCATCGAGAAGGCCGACGGCTCGGGCGACATCTCCTACGACCCCGCCAACCACGACCTCATGGTCCGCACCCGGCAGGCCAAGATCGACGGCATCGACGTCCCCGACCTCGAAGCCGACGACCCGGGTGCCGCCGACGGAGACGGCGCCAGGCTCCTCGTCCTGGGCTGGGGTTCCACCTACGGCCCCGTCACCGCCGCCGTCCGCCGCGTCCGTGCCGCAGGCCACAAGATCGCCCAGGCCCACCTGCGGCACATCAACCCCTTCCCCGCCAACCTCGGCGAGCTCCTCACCGCCTACGACCAGGTGATCGTCCCCGAGATGAACCTCGGCCAGCTCGCCCTGCTCGTCCGCGCCCGCTACCTGGTCGACGCCCGCTCCCACACGCAGGTCAACGGCATGCCTTTCAAGGCCGAGGAGCTGGCCCACGCCTTCGAGGAGGCCATCCGCCATGCCTGA
- a CDS encoding MFS transporter: MATSDSRSPRWAGYTLALLAFTQFIVTIDYNIVYVALPDIGSQLGFSAQSLQWVVSAYAVALGGLLLFGGRAADRIGPRRMLVTGLTIYALSSLTGGLAQNAGLLVAARALQGVGGALLTPATLMLVFTTFAPGPERNRATSVWGAVGSAGLAAGSLFGGVLTSAFGWSWVFYVNVPLALIAAFAATRILPPDRPLGTGRSFDAVGAVVATIGSTLLVFGLVSGPSKGWGSTEGAGALAVGALLLAVFVLIEKRSADPLVPLKLFRLRGLNVPMLALIVFQASLGGTYYLLTTYLQTVLDYSPFAAGIAFLPPTVICMAVAMKLNARVLGLLGVRTTLFLGTVGTAVGLAAIIAGMSTNGSYWALVPGIAIWGAGGGFAFPSLFVAVASSGVEPAQQGVASALASTCRQIGGALGLAALVAVANSHAGHDPDPHALVGGLRTAGWVAAAGTLAGALIGLGLKKQPRPAPEASPAPAPGAEVTEAAPQAG; this comes from the coding sequence ATGGCCACCTCAGACTCCCGATCGCCACGGTGGGCCGGGTACACACTCGCCCTGCTGGCGTTCACCCAGTTCATCGTCACCATCGACTACAACATCGTCTATGTGGCGCTGCCGGACATCGGCAGCCAGCTCGGCTTCTCCGCGCAGTCGTTGCAGTGGGTCGTCAGCGCCTACGCCGTCGCGCTCGGCGGACTGCTGCTGTTCGGAGGCCGCGCAGCCGACCGCATCGGCCCGCGGCGCATGCTGGTCACCGGTCTGACCATCTACGCCCTGTCCTCGCTCACCGGCGGACTCGCACAGAACGCCGGGCTCCTGGTGGCCGCCCGCGCGCTCCAGGGTGTGGGCGGCGCGCTGCTGACGCCGGCGACGCTGATGCTCGTCTTCACCACGTTCGCCCCCGGCCCCGAACGCAACCGGGCCACCTCCGTCTGGGGCGCCGTGGGCAGCGCGGGCCTGGCGGCGGGCTCCCTGTTCGGCGGAGTGCTGACCAGCGCCTTCGGCTGGAGCTGGGTCTTCTACGTCAACGTCCCGCTCGCCCTGATCGCGGCGTTCGCCGCCACCCGGATCCTGCCGCCCGACCGCCCGCTCGGCACCGGCCGCAGCTTCGACGCCGTCGGAGCCGTCGTCGCCACCATCGGTTCGACGCTCCTGGTGTTCGGCCTGGTCAGCGGCCCCTCCAAGGGCTGGGGCTCGACCGAGGGCGCCGGCGCCCTGGCGGTCGGCGCACTGCTGCTGGCGGTCTTCGTGCTGATCGAGAAGCGTTCCGCCGACCCGCTGGTGCCGCTGAAGCTGTTCCGCCTGCGCGGCCTGAACGTCCCCATGCTCGCGCTGATCGTCTTCCAGGCGTCCCTGGGCGGAACGTACTACCTGCTCACCACCTACCTCCAGACCGTCCTCGACTACAGCCCGTTCGCCGCCGGGATCGCGTTCCTGCCGCCCACCGTGATCTGCATGGCGGTGGCGATGAAGCTCAACGCCCGCGTGCTGGGGCTGCTCGGGGTCCGTACGACGCTCTTCCTCGGCACGGTCGGCACCGCCGTCGGACTTGCCGCGATCATCGCCGGCATGTCCACGAACGGCTCCTACTGGGCACTGGTGCCGGGCATCGCGATCTGGGGCGCGGGCGGCGGCTTCGCCTTCCCGTCGCTCTTCGTCGCGGTGGCCTCCTCGGGCGTCGAACCCGCCCAGCAGGGCGTCGCCTCGGCGCTCGCCTCCACCTGCCGTCAGATCGGCGGCGCCCTCGGCCTCGCCGCCCTGGTCGCGGTCGCCAACTCCCACGCCGGCCACGACCCCGACCCCCACGCGCTGGTCGGCGGGCTCCGGACGGCGGGGTGGGTCGCCGCCGCAGGCACCCTCGCCGGCGCGCTCATCGGACTCGGCCTGAAGAAGCAGCCCCGGCCGGCCCCCGAGGCTTCCCCCGCCCCGGCGCCGGGAGCGGAGGTCACCGAAGCCGCCCCGCAGGCGGGCTGA